The following proteins are co-located in the Micromonospora viridifaciens genome:
- a CDS encoding phosphotransferase family protein — MSGERRRLGAGELSGVVRQVYGGARAVRSVARLTGGTKKGVYRLTLDDGASCVVHVWNDDENYWPAQDEDADGQLAAASGLDLFAAAHAELTAAGVRVPQLLLLDRSHTLIPGDVAVVEDVRGGTLEARHARNPRRAEPVLARLGGQVRALHARRSDRYGRPLTLSPADAPPPHTVVRDRALRHLDASARRVPRIAAVRDRIAALIDAAYAAVAPRTGYALIHGELGPDHVLIDDRDQPVLIDIEGVMFFDLEWEHVFLELRFGDTYHHLAVNGLDEARLRLYRLALDLSLVEGPLRLLEADFPDRDFMRSIADYATARILARLSRR; from the coding sequence GTGAGCGGGGAGCGGAGGCGGCTGGGGGCCGGGGAACTGAGCGGCGTGGTTCGCCAGGTGTACGGCGGGGCGCGGGCGGTGCGGAGCGTCGCGCGGCTCACCGGAGGCACGAAGAAGGGCGTCTACCGGCTCACACTGGACGACGGCGCGAGCTGCGTCGTGCACGTGTGGAACGACGACGAGAACTACTGGCCCGCCCAGGACGAGGATGCGGACGGGCAGCTCGCCGCCGCCAGTGGCCTCGACCTCTTCGCGGCGGCGCACGCCGAACTCACCGCCGCCGGGGTACGCGTGCCGCAGCTCCTGCTGCTCGACCGGAGTCACACCCTGATCCCCGGTGACGTCGCCGTGGTGGAGGACGTACGAGGTGGCACCCTCGAAGCCCGCCACGCCCGCAACCCGCGCCGGGCCGAGCCGGTGCTGGCCCGGCTCGGCGGGCAGGTGCGCGCCCTGCACGCCCGACGCAGCGACCGGTACGGCCGGCCGCTCACCCTCTCGCCGGCGGACGCGCCGCCTCCGCACACCGTCGTCCGCGACCGGGCGCTACGCCACCTGGACGCGTCCGCCCGGCGGGTGCCGCGGATCGCGGCCGTACGGGACCGGATCGCCGCCCTGATCGACGCCGCGTACGCCGCGGTGGCACCCCGGACCGGGTACGCCCTGATCCACGGTGAGCTGGGCCCCGACCATGTTCTGATCGACGACCGGGATCAGCCGGTGTTGATCGACATCGAAGGCGTGATGTTCTTCGACCTGGAGTGGGAGCACGTCTTCCTGGAACTGCGCTTCGGCGACACCTACCACCACCTGGCGGTAAACGGCCTGGATGAGGCCCGTCTGCGCCTCTACCGCCTGGCCCTGGACCTGTCCCTGGTGGAGGGCCCACTGCGCCTGCTCGAGGCCGACTTTCCCGACCGCGACTTCATGCGGTCCATTGCGGACTACGCCACCGCTCGCATTCTGGCCCGCCTGTCCCGCCGTTGA
- a CDS encoding ATP-grasp domain-containing protein: MDPNYSWPPAGQAWTDLPESTRTAMVAAGAAEWEKIFHGRATYNKQWRLARPPVLTADAFRRLNEVCDRIAQLILEACQRRARTAGELRRLLDVPQGETRLLDEDEPLHEGLLAAYRPDVLFSSGVPCIVEYNIDSSLGGGFDADTVIYRYADLYRERGLLDGVPARPAPSLLDQRFVAIRDTLRLPDGARVALLMDFDAEYPGLDDPETFIRILSPLADQAKRFGIDLVIAPVRSAALDADQRLVVGGAPVDALFRLFVPNRVTPSAGLDAVAGALAAGTLPMFVSAAAWLLSNKLNYAWLWADLPLLSETDQALIRRYVPHTVALTADQLDRALAEQADLVAKPAGGSAGHGVLIGRKMSALAWEDGVRAAIDAGGNILQRYHEADRVAMDFVQIETGETVSAEVPYSLAPYLFGRTGSGALARVGYPGCDEVLNLARGVLMTGILLTD; encoded by the coding sequence ATGGACCCGAACTATTCGTGGCCGCCCGCCGGGCAGGCGTGGACCGATCTGCCCGAGTCGACCCGTACGGCGATGGTCGCCGCCGGCGCCGCCGAGTGGGAGAAGATCTTCCACGGCCGGGCTACCTACAACAAGCAGTGGCGGCTGGCCCGGCCGCCGGTGCTCACCGCCGACGCGTTCCGCCGGCTGAACGAGGTGTGTGACCGGATCGCGCAGCTCATCCTGGAGGCGTGCCAGCGGCGGGCCCGCACCGCGGGGGAGCTGCGCCGGCTGCTCGACGTGCCGCAGGGGGAGACCAGGCTGCTGGACGAGGACGAGCCGCTGCACGAGGGGCTGCTCGCCGCGTACCGTCCGGACGTGCTGTTCTCCAGCGGGGTGCCCTGCATCGTCGAGTACAACATCGACAGCAGCCTCGGCGGCGGGTTCGACGCGGACACCGTGATCTACCGGTACGCCGACCTGTACCGCGAGCGGGGCCTGCTCGACGGAGTGCCGGCCCGCCCGGCGCCGTCCCTGCTGGACCAGCGGTTCGTGGCGATCCGGGACACCCTGCGGCTGCCGGACGGGGCCCGGGTGGCGCTGCTGATGGACTTCGACGCCGAGTACCCGGGGCTGGACGACCCGGAGACCTTCATCCGGATCCTCTCGCCCCTCGCCGACCAGGCCAAACGCTTCGGCATCGACCTGGTCATCGCCCCGGTCCGCAGCGCCGCCCTGGACGCCGACCAGCGGCTGGTGGTCGGCGGCGCCCCGGTGGACGCGCTGTTCCGGCTGTTCGTGCCGAACCGGGTCACCCCCAGCGCCGGCCTGGACGCCGTCGCCGGGGCCCTCGCCGCCGGCACCCTGCCGATGTTCGTCAGCGCCGCCGCCTGGCTGCTCAGCAACAAGCTGAACTACGCCTGGCTCTGGGCGGACCTTCCGCTGCTGTCGGAGACCGACCAGGCGCTGATCCGTCGGTACGTGCCGCACACCGTGGCGCTCACCGCGGACCAGCTCGACCGGGCCCTCGCCGAGCAGGCCGACCTGGTCGCCAAGCCGGCCGGGGGCTCGGCCGGGCACGGGGTGCTCATCGGCCGGAAGATGAGCGCGTTGGCCTGGGAGGACGGCGTACGTGCCGCGATCGACGCGGGCGGCAACATCCTCCAGCGCTACCACGAGGCGGACCGGGTGGCGATGGACTTCGTGCAGATCGAGACGGGGGAGACGGTTAGCGCCGAGGTGCCGTACAGCCTGGCCCCGTACCTGTTCGGCCGGACCGGCTCCGGCGCCCTGGCCCGGGTCGGCTACCCCGGCTGCGACGAGGTCCTCAACCTGGCCCGGGGCGTCCTCATGACCGGCATCCTCCTCACCGATTGA
- a CDS encoding alpha-ketoacid dehydrogenase subunit beta, with the protein MPRLSYRRALTRALADEMTRDESVFLLGEDIRVAAANVTTGLLKKFGPERVVDTPLSEQAFTSFATGAALAGLRPVIEFQIPSLLFLVFEQIVNHAHKFPLMTGGQCAVPVTYLVPGSGSRTGWAGQHSDHPYSLFAHVGVTTVVPATPADAYGLLVSAIRCDDPVVMFAPAGALDVRADVDDLAPVPLGRGAVRRAGTDVTVVAVGHLVHDALAVAEELADQASVEVFDPRTLYPFDWDGLVGSVSRTGRLVVVDDSNRSCGIAGEIIATVVERVRLAAPPRRVTRPDGAVLPFAPALDRAVQPGRDQLTAAIQLTMKDG; encoded by the coding sequence ATGCCGAGGCTGTCGTATCGCCGGGCGCTCACCCGGGCGCTCGCCGACGAGATGACCCGCGACGAGTCGGTCTTCCTGCTCGGCGAGGACATCCGGGTGGCCGCCGCGAACGTCACCACCGGCCTGCTGAAGAAGTTCGGGCCGGAGCGGGTCGTCGACACCCCGCTGTCGGAGCAGGCGTTCACCAGCTTCGCCACCGGCGCCGCGCTGGCCGGGCTGCGACCGGTGATCGAGTTCCAGATCCCGTCGCTGCTCTTCCTGGTCTTCGAGCAGATCGTCAACCACGCGCACAAGTTTCCGCTGATGACCGGCGGGCAGTGCGCGGTGCCGGTCACCTACCTGGTGCCCGGCTCCGGCTCGCGTACCGGGTGGGCCGGGCAGCACTCCGACCACCCGTACAGCCTCTTCGCCCACGTCGGGGTGACCACCGTCGTCCCGGCCACCCCGGCCGACGCGTACGGGCTGCTGGTGTCGGCGATCCGGTGTGACGACCCGGTGGTGATGTTCGCACCCGCTGGGGCGCTGGACGTGCGGGCCGACGTGGACGATCTCGCGCCGGTGCCGCTGGGGCGGGGTGCGGTCCGCCGGGCCGGCACCGACGTCACCGTGGTCGCCGTCGGGCACCTGGTGCACGACGCGCTCGCCGTCGCCGAGGAGCTCGCCGACCAGGCGTCGGTGGAGGTCTTCGACCCCCGGACGCTGTACCCGTTCGACTGGGACGGCCTCGTCGGGTCGGTGTCCCGCACCGGGCGGCTCGTCGTGGTCGACGACTCCAACCGATCCTGCGGCATCGCCGGCGAGATCATCGCGACCGTGGTCGAGCGGGTACGGCTCGCCGCGCCGCCCCGCCGGGTCACCCGCCCGGACGGCGCCGTGCTGCCCTTCGCCCCCGCCCTGGACCGGGCCGTGCAGCCCGGCCGCGACCAGCTCACCGCCGCCATCCAACTGACCATGAAGGACGGATGA